Proteins encoded in a region of the Canis lupus familiaris isolate Mischka breed German Shepherd chromosome 1, alternate assembly UU_Cfam_GSD_1.0, whole genome shotgun sequence genome:
- the PLEKHF1 gene encoding pleckstrin homology domain-containing family F member 1 — MVDYLANTEINSQRIAAVESCFGASGQPLALPGRVLLGEGVLTKECRKKAKPRIFFLFNDILVYGSIVLSKRKYRGQHIIPLEEVTLEPLPETLQAKNRWMIKTAKKSFVVSAASTTERQEWISHIEECVRRQLLATGRPPSTEHAAPWIPDKATDICMRCTQTRFSALTRRHHCRKCGFVVCAECSRERFLLPRLSPKPLRVCSLCYRELAARKREEEEEGGGPGGGGAPGQPRAYLGGAECGASSGDDEDSDEDKEGGGDGDWPSRVEFYASGVSWSAFHG, encoded by the coding sequence ATGGTGGATTACCTGGCCAACACGGAGATCAACAGCCAGCGCATCGCCGCGGTGGAGAGCTGCTTCGGGGCGTCGGGGCAGCCGCTGGCGCTGCCGGGCCGCGTGCTGCTGGGCGAGGGCGTGCTCACCAAGGAGTGCCGCAAGAAGGCCAAGCCGcgcatcttcttcctcttcaacGACATCCTGGTGTACGGCAGCATCGTGCTCAGCAAGCGCAAGTACCGCGGCCAGCACATCATCCCGCTGGAGGAGGTGACGCTCGAGCCGCTGCCCGAGACCCTGCAGGCCAAGAACCGCTGGATGATCAAGACGGCCAAGAAGTCGTTCGTGGTGTCGGCCGCCTCCACCACGGAGCGCCAGGAGTGGATCAGCCACATCGAGGAGTGTGTGCGGCGGCAGCTGCTGGCCACGGGCCGCCCGCCCAGCACGGAGCACGCGGCGCCCTGGATCCCCGACAAGGCCACGGACATCTGCATGCGCTGCACGCAGACGCGCTTCTCCGCCCTCACGCGGCGCCACCACTGCCGCAAGTGCGGCTTCGTGGTCTGCGCCGAGTGCTCCCGGGAGCGCTTCCTGCTGCCGCGCCTGTCGCCCAAGCCCCTGCGGGTGTGCAGCCTCTGCTACCGCGAGCTGGCGGCACGGAAgcgcgaggaggaggaggaggggggcgggccgggcggcgggggcgccccggggcagCCGCGGGCCTACCTGGGGGGGGCCGAGTGCGGGGCCTCCAGTGGGGACGACGAGGACTCCGACGAGGACAAGGAGGGCGGAGGGGACGGCGACTGGCCCAGCCGCGTGGAGTTCTACGCCTCGGGCGTGTCCTGGTCAGCCTTCCATGGCTGA